One bacterium DNA window includes the following coding sequences:
- a CDS encoding Ldh family oxidoreductase, whose protein sequence is MAEDYVLVGFDIMERFMVDVFKGLGVPEDDAKICADVLITSDRRGIDSHGVGRLKTIYYDRIRAGIQNPVTRFEIVRDGPSTAVVDGHDGMGHVIGRKSMELAIEKARAVGLGMVAVRNSTHYGIAGYYALMATQADMIGITGTNARPSVAPTFGVENMLGTNPLTFGIPTDEEFPFVIDCATSLTQRGKIELYDRAGKDIPPGWVIDHSGRTRTDTRQILTDLVKGTAALTPLGGIGEETAGYKGYGYGTVVEILSAALQGGSFLWMLNGLKDGKKVPYHLGHFFMAIDISAFIDPESFKKTAGEILRQLRASKKMPGAPRIYTAGEKEHLAWLERKDSGVPLNRQLQSEVIAMRDELGLTGYDFPFTGKNR, encoded by the coding sequence ATGGCTGAAGACTATGTTCTTGTCGGATTCGATATTATGGAGCGTTTCATGGTCGATGTTTTCAAAGGCCTCGGTGTTCCGGAGGACGATGCGAAAATCTGCGCCGATGTCCTCATAACATCGGACAGGCGCGGCATCGACTCCCATGGCGTGGGCCGCCTGAAAACGATCTATTACGACAGGATACGGGCGGGGATTCAGAATCCCGTCACACGCTTCGAGATTGTCAGGGACGGGCCGTCAACCGCCGTGGTGGACGGTCATGACGGCATGGGTCATGTCATCGGCAGGAAATCGATGGAGCTCGCCATAGAGAAAGCCCGTGCTGTCGGGCTCGGCATGGTTGCGGTGAGGAATTCCACCCATTACGGCATCGCGGGCTACTATGCGCTCATGGCCACACAGGCCGATATGATCGGTATAACCGGAACGAATGCCCGTCCCTCGGTCGCGCCCACATTCGGTGTGGAGAACATGCTCGGCACAAACCCGCTCACATTCGGTATTCCGACCGACGAGGAATTCCCTTTTGTCATCGACTGCGCCACATCGCTGACCCAGCGCGGCAAAATCGAGCTGTACGACCGTGCGGGCAAAGACATTCCCCCAGGCTGGGTTATCGATCATTCCGGCAGGACACGTACCGATACCCGCCAGATTCTCACCGATCTCGTGAAGGGAACGGCCGCACTTACTCCCCTCGGCGGAATCGGCGAGGAAACCGCGGGATACAAGGGGTACGGTTATGGCACGGTCGTGGAGATTCTGTCTGCGGCGCTTCAGGGAGGGAGCTTTTTGTGGATGCTCAACGGTTTGAAGGACGGCAAAAAGGTCCCCTATCACCTCGGGCATTTCTTCATGGCGATTGACATTTCGGCGTTTATCGATCCGGAATCCTTCAAGAAGACTGCCGGTGAAATTCTCCGTCAGCTCCGCGCATCGAAAAAGATGCCCGGCGCGCCGCGGATTTATACTGCGGGTGAAAAAGAGCACCTTGCCTGGCTCGAACGGAAAGACAGCGGCGTTCCCCTGAACAGACAGCTTCAGAGCGAGGTCATTGCCATGAGAGACGAGCTCGGGTTAACCGGGTACGATTTCCCGTTCACCGGAAAAAACAGGTAA
- a CDS encoding NapC/NirT family cytochrome c, which yields MAINVFRHIRNNIGLFLFSMVLGILLGFAILYASHAGLEYSSTDNFCEFCHVHPHATYSWKKSTHYKNKSGTIVHCVDCHLPPGGLYYLTEKARLGIRDSYGAVFKDKEKIDWDAKSVLEHAATYTYDASCMKCHQDLYSLGLTPKGVKAHEYYMKQPEKVRCINCHIAVGHYQEKPAEEITIGEEMPKIERPKRPVDSDEFVSYTQTIPETDVTFDMIAIPGGTFMMGSPDSEPYRDPDEGPQREVKISPFWMGEIEVSWREFNVFYTRT from the coding sequence ATGGCTATAAACGTTTTCCGACACATCAGAAACAATATCGGACTCTTCCTGTTCAGCATGGTTCTGGGTATACTGCTCGGTTTTGCGATACTGTATGCCAGCCATGCGGGACTCGAATATTCTTCGACTGACAATTTCTGCGAATTCTGCCATGTTCATCCTCATGCAACCTATTCATGGAAAAAATCAACCCACTACAAAAACAAGAGCGGCACCATCGTTCACTGCGTTGACTGTCACCTCCCGCCGGGTGGTCTTTATTACCTGACCGAAAAAGCCCGTCTCGGTATCCGCGACTCCTACGGCGCTGTCTTCAAGGACAAGGAAAAAATCGACTGGGACGCCAAATCCGTGCTCGAACACGCGGCGACCTATACCTATGACGCATCGTGCATGAAATGCCATCAGGACCTCTACAGCCTCGGACTGACACCCAAAGGGGTAAAGGCTCATGAATACTACATGAAACAGCCCGAAAAAGTCCGCTGTATCAACTGCCATATCGCCGTCGGCCATTACCAGGAAAAACCGGCGGAGGAGATCACGATCGGTGAAGAAATGCCGAAAATCGAGCGCCCGAAACGGCCGGTGGATTCAGACGAGTTCGTCAGCTATACACAGACGATTCCGGAAACCGACGTCACATTCGACATGATCGCCATTCCGGGAGGCACATTCATGATGGGCAGCCCCGATTCCGAACCGTACCGCGACCCGGATGAAGGCCCGCAGCGTGAGGTGAAGATAAGCCCGTTCTGGATGGGGGAAATCGAAGTTTCATGGCGTGAATTCAATGTTTTTTACACACGGACA